A portion of the Sus scrofa isolate TJ Tabasco breed Duroc chromosome 5, Sscrofa11.1, whole genome shotgun sequence genome contains these proteins:
- the PIP4K2C gene encoding phosphatidylinositol 5-phosphate 4-kinase type-2 gamma encodes MASSSVPPATIPAATAAPGTGFGFASKTKKKHFVQQKVKVFRAADPLVGVFLWGVAHSINELSQVPPPVMLLPDDFKASSKIKVNNHLFHRENLPSHFKFKEYCPQVFRNLRDRFGIDDQDYLVSLTRSPPTESEGSDGRFLISYDRTLVIKEVSSEDIADMHSNLSNYHQYIVKCHGNTLLPQFLGMYRVSVDSEDSYMLVMRNMFSHRLPVHRKYDLKGSLVSREASDKEKVKELPTLKDMDFLNKNQKVYIGEEEKKIFLEKLKRDVEFLVQLKIMDYSLLLGIHDIVRGSEPEEEGPVREEESEGDGDCALTGPPALVGSYGTSPEGIGGYIHSHRPLGPGEFESFIDVYAIRSAEGAPQKEVYFMGLIDILTQYDAKKKAAHAAKTVKHGAGAEISTVHPEQYAKRFLDFITNIFA; translated from the exons ATGGCGTCCTCTTCAGTCCCGCCGGCCACTATACCGGCGGCGACAGCGGCCCCCGGCACGGGCTTTGGCTTCGCCTccaaaaccaagaagaaacattTCGTGCAGCAGAAGGTGAAGGTGTTCCGGGCGGCCGACCCGCTGGTGGGCGTGTTCCTGTGGGGTGTAGCCCACTCG ATCAATGAGCTCAGTCAGGTGCCTCCCCCGGTGATGCTGCTGCCAGATGACTTTAAGGCCAGCTCTAAGATCAAGGTCAACAATCACCTTTTCCACAG GGAAAATCTGCCCAGTCATTTCAAGTTCAAGGAGTATTGTCCACAGGTCTTCAGAAACCTCCGTGATCGATTTGGTATTGATGACCAGGATTACTTG GTGTCCCTTACCCGAAGTCCCCCGACTGAAAGTGAAGGCAGTGATGGTCGCTTCCTTATCTCCTATGATCGGACTCTGGTCATCAAAGAAGTATCCAGTGAAGACATTGCTGACATGCATAGCAACCTCTCCAACTACCACCAG TACATTGTCAAGTGCCATGGCAACACGCTGCTGCCCCAGTTCCTGGGGATGTACCGCGTGAGCGTGGACAGCGAAGACAGCTACATGCTTGTGATGCGCAACATGTTCAGCCACCGGCTTCCCGTGCACCGGAAGTATGACCTCAAG GGCTCCTTAGTGTCCCGGGAAGCCAGCGATAAGGAGAAG GTTAAAGAATTGCCCACCCTTAAGGATATGGACTTTCTCAACAAGAACCAGAAGGTTTACATTGgtgaagaggagaagaaaatctTTCTAGAGAAGCTAAAGAGAGATGTGGAG TTCCTAGTGCAGCTGAAGATCATGGACTACAGCCTTCTGCTGGGCATCCACGACATCGTCCGGGGCTCCGAACCTGAGGAGGAGGGGCCTGTGCGGGAGGAGGAGTCCGAGGGGGATGGGGACTGTGCCCTGACCGGCCCTCCTGCTCTGGTGGGCTCCTATGGCACTTCCCCTGAGGGTATCGGCGGCTACATCCATTCACACCGGCCCCTGGGCCCTGGAGAGTTTGAATCCTTCATTGACGTCTATGCCATCCGGAGTGCTGAGG GAGCCCCCCAGAAGGAGGTGTACTTCATGGGCCTCATCGACATCCTGACGCAGTATGATGCCAAGAAGAAGGCAGCTCACGCAGCCAAAACCGTTAAGCATGGG GCAGGGGCAGAGATCTCTACTGTCCATCCTGAGCAGTATGCTAAGCGATTCCTGGATTTTATTACCAACATCTTTGCCTAA